In Myripristis murdjan chromosome 2, fMyrMur1.1, whole genome shotgun sequence, a genomic segment contains:
- the LOC115373218 gene encoding putative methyltransferase DDB_G0268948 translates to MAQRHYEEKDHTASYLKYRVVPREMIAKVVGYTESKTAKPFNLAVDVGCGSGQGTILLAPYFTQIVGTDISPAQLEMALANSNPPNVTYRECPAEELPFAAGEVDLVTAMTAAHWFDRARFLLEADRVLRPGGCLALCSYTLDMELEHGDVSSTLNDICKEFYAALLPFRNQYLGASSVKIYKDMFDSCPYPDKEWNECFRIKRLVPLNDYIGMVETFSSYQKLQKKDPAGAERLSNDIRNKLLSAMGVSSPDTEVVMVVKYFYWLACKP, encoded by the exons ATGGCTCAGCGGCACTATGAGGAGAAAGATCACACAGCTTCTTACCTGAAGTACAGAGTGGTACCTCGTGAGATGATCGCCAAGGTCGTGGGCTACACAGAGTCAAAG ACAGCAAAACCATTCAACCTTGCAGTGGACGTGGGCTGCGGCTCCGGGCAAGGGACAATCCTATTGGCTCCATATTTCACCCAGATAGTTGGGACAGACATTAGCCCCGCTCAGCTGGAGATGGCCCTGGCCAATAGCAACCCTCCAAATGTTACATACAG AGAGTGTCCAGCGGAGGAGCTGCCCTTTGCGGCCGGCGAGGTGGACCTTGTGACGGCCATGACGGCGGCCCACTGGTTTGATCGTGCCCGGTTCCTGCTGGAGGCCGACAGGGTGCTGAGGCCTGGTGGCTGCCTTGCCCTCTGCAGCTACACCTTAGACATGGAGCTGGAGCACGGAGATGTGTCCAGCACACTCAATGACATCTGTAAAGAG TTTTATGCGGCCCTGCTCCCCTTCCGTAATCAATATTTAGGAGCCAGCTCTGTAAAGATCTACAAAGACATGTTTGACTCCTGCCCTTACCCTGACAAGGAGTG GAATGAGTGTTTTCGAATTAAAAGACTTGTGCCGCTAAATGACTACATTGGAATGGTGGAGACTTTCTCAAGCTACCAGAAACTGCAGAAGAAGGACCCCGCTGGTGCTGAAAGGCTCTCCAATGacatcagaaacaa GCTGCTATCTGCCATGGGGGTGTCTTCGCCCGACACGGAGGTTGTGATGGTTGTGAAGTATTTCTATTGGCTGGCATGCAAACCGTGA